The Methanobrevibacter sp. TLL-48-HuF1 genomic sequence GGTACTTTTGATGAAGAAACATTCTATAAAAACAAAACTAAGCAAGCTACATTGGATAATATTTCTGTTTTAGGAATTTCCAAATCAGTGAAGGCCTTTAAAAAAAATCGTGAATGAATATTTGTAAAAAGTGTAATGATCAACAAAATACAAATTTAAAATTTAACAAAATTAAATCATTTTTCTTTTATTAAAAAATATGATAAAAGTTTAAAAACAGGATAAGTGATATTATGGCAGATGGAGAATATGTAGATAGTGATGGTGACGGATACAAAGAAAGTTATGTTGAAGATAGTGATGGTGATGGACAATATGACACCGTTTACATGGATACTGACGGGGACGGGTATGCAGATACTGTTGGTGTAGATACAGATGGAAACGGGTACGTAGATACCGTTGGCATGGATACTGATGGTGACGGGTATGTGGATACTGTTGTTGAGGATACTGATGGAGATGGTGAATTTGACACCGTTTACATGGATACTGACGGGGATGGCTATGCAGATACTGTTGGTGTAGATACAGATGGAGACGGGTACGTAGATACCGTTGGCATGGATACTGATGGTGACGGGTATGTGGATACTGTTGTTGAGGATACTGATGGAGATGGTGAATTTGACACCGTTTACATGGATACTGACGGGGATGGCTATGCAGATGCCGTTGGTGTAGATACAGATGGAGACGGGTACGTAGATGCTGTTGGTGTAGATACAGATGGAGATGGTGAACTAGATAGCTATGCTTATGATACTGATGGTGATGGAGAATTTGACGAATATGAATCAGATTATGATGACGACTATGATGATATAGACGATGACTACGATGATGATATATTTTAATTAAAATACTGAATTATGGATTTCTATCAATTATAGAAATTCATGTATATTTTAACTAATGATGAAACATTAAATAAATCAAATATTGTTGTACTAAAATTTTAATAAAAAATGGTTAATGGTGAATAAATGGTTAAATGTCCTTCTTGTGGGAAAGAAGTTGGGGATGCTGCTTTTTGTAATAATTGCGGATCCAAACTTCATTCTCAAAAAAATGAAAAAATAAAAAGCAATGATTTTCAAGAAAAAAAATTCTGTGCTAACTGTGGAAGTGAAATGAATGTTAATGCTACATTTTGTTCTAATTGCGGAACTCATGAATTAAAGGCAAATAATCAGGTAGGCAATAATCTTGTTGCTACTTTTAATCCTGGAACTGCATTTTTAATATCTATATACACTACCGGTGCGGGACATATTTATTTAGGATTATTTAAAAGAGGCATATCCTTTTTAATATCTCAAATAGTTCTTGTAGTATTAGTAGCTATATTTACACTACTATTGGGATATCTATGGTATATGTTAGCTGTGATTGTATTGTTATTAGGTATTTTAGCATGTTTAACTTTGCATATATATTCAATTTATGATTCATATAAATCAATTAAAAAAATAACAAATGGTGAAAGTGTTGAAGATATAATGTTTTTCAATAAGTTCATGTGAATTTTTAGCTTAAACCCATGAGGCAAAATATGATAAGATGTCCAAAGTGTGGAAATGAAGTTAGTGGAGATGATTTTTGTTCTGAATGCGGACTTAAACTTAATCATACTTCAAAAGAAAATAAACATTACTGTCCAGAGTGCGGTTTTGAAACTAGTATAAAAGATAAATTTTGCCAAAAATGCGGTGCAAAAATAAATGGTAAATCTGATAATGATGATTTGTTAAGTTTTAATAAAACTAATCTTTATCCCATTATTTTAGGATTTATCTTCCTTTTAATTGCAATACTTTTCGCAAGTAGGCTTGTATTAGTTCTTTGTTTATTTGCAGCGGGGTTTCTTTTTGAATTTAAATCAGACAATGCATTTCTTAATAGTATTTTAGTTGCTGTAATTCCAGGTATTTTATTTATTATCACAATGCAAAATATATATTATTTATTGATGTGTTTTATACCTCCGATAGCTGGCTGTTTTATAGCTGCCACATATAGAAGAAGGTAAATACACTTAAATATTTTCAAATACTAAAATCATTTTAAGGAGAAAATATGTTTAAGTTAATTATTGGAATAATTTATATTATAACTATTATCTTATATTGTGCTATTTTAGTAAAAAAGAAGATTAAAGACACAAGTACTTATATAAACCTTGGAATATTAATAGCTGTTTTCATATTTCTTGTATACAAAGGATATCTTTTCTAAATATTTAATAACCTAATTGATTTTAATGACTTCTGAGTACACACCTGAAGAAAATAAATTAAGAGAGCTTACTGGCGGAGATTATTTTTCCCAGGAATTTATGGATAATTTAAATTCCTTAAATTTAACAGTTAAAGAAGCTAATATTGTTATTAATCAGATTAAACATGAAATAACTACTGGTGAATGTTGTTTGGAAGCTATTCCAATTAGATTAAATTATCTTTTAAAACAGTTAGCTCCAGAAATTACAAAATATGTTGTACCCTCTAAAGAATTAATAGCTAAAAAAGAACTTATTTTCCTTTTAAATCTGAAAGACAATATAACTTTTTGTCCGAATTGTCAAAGCAGCCTTTTTTTAACAGATAAATTTTGCTATAAATGTGGTGCTAAAAATATGCAATCAATAGCTATTAAAGCACCGAAAGATGATGATTTGAACTTAAATGAGATATATTGTGCCAAATTATATGAGAAATATCCCCTTAATTTTAAATATGCTTATGTTTGTTTTTTAAGATATGTCAATGAAAATCCTGGGAAAGTTGAGTTTCCAGTATTTAATAATATTGACGGGTTTAAATTAAAAAAACAGGCTGTTAAAGATAATTATTTCACATTAGGTGATCCTGTTTACAGTATTTCTAATTATACTATTTCAGATATTAAAAAGGTTTTAAAAAAGTATGATTTGAAAGTTTCAGGTAAAAAAGATGAACTGATTGAAAGAATAAGTAAAAATTTATCAGATGATGAGATTAATAATGAATTTGAAAACAGCACTTTTGTTTTAACATCTGAAGCTGAAAAATTTTTAAAAGAAAATAAATACATTGTCTATTATTATGATAACAGTTTAGATGAATTTATTTCTCTAGAAAAATACGAGTCATTATTTAAGAAATCTAAAGTAACTGATTCTATTTATGATGTTTTATATAGGTATTATACTAATTTAGCTAATGAATCTGTAAATAATAAACAATGGGATCACTACAAAACATCTATAGGCCATATCATTAACATATCAGTTGACAATATCAGTGATTTAAAATTACTTAAATTACACATTAAGTATTTTATTTTAGAAGCTAATAATTGGATTTGTGATGATTACAGTGATTATTATAATCCTTCTTTTAATTTGGAATTTAATAAATCCAGAAATGATTTAATAGCTAGTTTAAAATTAGAATTAAATGAACTTCAGGAAATATTTGATGAAGCATGGAGTGAAGTTAAAATACCTTCCTATACAGTCACAAAAGCAGATACTTTTAAAAAATTAATTTTAGCATTTAATGGTGAAGATTTAAATGAAATTCACTGATTAAATGATTTAAAAGTGTCTAAAAATTCATTCAGCACATTTTTAAAATCCGGATTTTTCATAGCTGCATCAAATGAACCTGCAAGAGGTCCCATAATCAGTTCGTTTCTGCTGTTTCCATCCATCATATCTGTAGTTTCCATACCTATCTGAGAATAGCTGGGAGGTAACTGGTCTTTATTGTATTGCTGTTTTATTTCGTGTCTCAAATCTTCATCAATAAAATGCTCAAGTAAATGGATTATGTCTTCAGCTATTGTATTTCCTAAAACAAGTGAAATAACAACTGTGTCATGATCAAGTTCATCTTTCTGTTCTTCAAGTATTGAATTAAATGACCCGTAATTTTGATAACCATGTGGAATGAATCTTCCTTCAACAGTATGGGCACAGTATTCATTCATTAAATGTACTGTTCCAGATGCAAGGATGTATTGGACAAATACTTCAATTTCATAGGTTTTTTCAACTTCCCAGAAATACATTAGAATTTGTTCATGAATTTCAGCAAGCAGATGGTGTGATAACTCATGAATTAGTGTAGCTATTTGTACTGAATCATTTAGCCGGTCATCTAGTTTTATATTGTTTGCACTATAAAATCCAAGTTCTCCTCCTTTGGATTTATATGACCATTTGGCATATGCTTCAACAACATCAGCTACTTTTTCTAAAGCTGTGGACCCTTTGTTTTTAAGAGATTTTTTACCTGTTTCATATATATTATTCAATATAAGTTCATAAATCTCATTGGTTAATGGTATTTCATTTAATTGCTCTTTGTGTTTTTGTGTAAACATGTCTTCAAATGAGGTTATTTTATCACCTACTTTAAAGTTATCAAGTTTTCTAAGTACGCTTCCACAGTTGATACAATAATCTTTTGTCGGTGAGTTTTTTTCTCCACATTTTGAGCAATATATTTCGGTCATTTTTAATCACTATTTAATCCATTTAATTTTTTAAATTTAGCTGTTTTATTTCTTCTATGCTTAATTTTGTTGAAATAGCTATGTCTTCAGGAGATATGTTTCTAGTTAATAATGATTTTGCTATTTTCCATTTTTCATTATTAGCTCCCTCAGCATGCCCTTTTTCAATTCCTTTTTTAATTCCTTTTTCAATTCCTTTTTCATATCCTTCATCGTATCTTTCTTGCCCATATTCTTCCATTAATCTCATATTATCCCTCAATATGTTTCTTAATCTTTTTCTTCTTGATGTTTCGTTTATAAATTTATCTACAATTAGAAATTCAATTCCAAAAGCAAAATTCTTAGTACTTCCTATGGAATTTCGTACTTTATTTAGTGTTTGCACAGTTTTTTCTATTTGCTCATCAAGAGGATTTCTTGAACTCATAAATGGAGCTAGTGATAGATATATTAATTCCCGTCTGGTTATTTTTGTATTGTTTTTTATTTTATTTTCAATATTATTTATAATTTCATCACCGTCAAAATCTTTTAGAGATATTATTGGAATTGTAAATACACAGTCCTTATTTAATTTATATTGTTTAATTTTTGTTTTTTCAGCTGTACTAAATACTATTAAAAGTATTGGTTTGTTGTTTTGCTTTGCATAATCAACAATTGCTGTATATAAACGATATCTTTTTTCATCGAATTTTTTTACTACTGTTGATTGAAATTCAGTTATTACTATTATATTATCCAATTCCATTATCATATCTGATTTATAGACGGTAGGATCAAGTTCT encodes the following:
- a CDS encoding zinc ribbon domain-containing protein; this encodes MVKCPSCGKEVGDAAFCNNCGSKLHSQKNEKIKSNDFQEKKFCANCGSEMNVNATFCSNCGTHELKANNQVGNNLVATFNPGTAFLISIYTTGAGHIYLGLFKRGISFLISQIVLVVLVAIFTLLLGYLWYMLAVIVLLLGILACLTLHIYSIYDSYKSIKKITNGESVEDIMFFNKFM
- a CDS encoding zinc ribbon domain-containing protein; the encoded protein is MIRCPKCGNEVSGDDFCSECGLKLNHTSKENKHYCPECGFETSIKDKFCQKCGAKINGKSDNDDLLSFNKTNLYPIILGFIFLLIAILFASRLVLVLCLFAAGFLFEFKSDNAFLNSILVAVIPGILFIITMQNIYYLLMCFIPPIAGCFIAATYRRR
- a CDS encoding SAP domain-containing protein, whose amino-acid sequence is MTSEYTPEENKLRELTGGDYFSQEFMDNLNSLNLTVKEANIVINQIKHEITTGECCLEAIPIRLNYLLKQLAPEITKYVVPSKELIAKKELIFLLNLKDNITFCPNCQSSLFLTDKFCYKCGAKNMQSIAIKAPKDDDLNLNEIYCAKLYEKYPLNFKYAYVCFLRYVNENPGKVEFPVFNNIDGFKLKKQAVKDNYFTLGDPVYSISNYTISDIKKVLKKYDLKVSGKKDELIERISKNLSDDEINNEFENSTFVLTSEAEKFLKENKYIVYYYDNSLDEFISLEKYESLFKKSKVTDSIYDVLYRYYTNLANESVNNKQWDHYKTSIGHIINISVDNISDLKLLKLHIKYFILEANNWICDDYSDYYNPSFNLEFNKSRNDLIASLKLELNELQEIFDEAWSEVKIPSYTVTKADTFKKLILAFNGEDLNEIH
- a CDS encoding zinc ribbon domain-containing protein — encoded protein: MTEIYCSKCGEKNSPTKDYCINCGSVLRKLDNFKVGDKITSFEDMFTQKHKEQLNEIPLTNEIYELILNNIYETGKKSLKNKGSTALEKVADVVEAYAKWSYKSKGGELGFYSANNIKLDDRLNDSVQIATLIHELSHHLLAEIHEQILMYFWEVEKTYEIEVFVQYILASGTVHLMNEYCAHTVEGRFIPHGYQNYGSFNSILEEQKDELDHDTVVISLVLGNTIAEDIIHLLEHFIDEDLRHEIKQQYNKDQLPPSYSQIGMETTDMMDGNSRNELIMGPLAGSFDAAMKNPDFKNVLNEFLDTFKSFNQ